GTAAGGAAGGATGGAATATGATCAGATGCAATTTCTAGGGAGATGTGAGCTGATGGTTGAATATAAAGTGGCGTGGAAGAGGAGAATGGAGGCAGGGAGGTCAGGGGAGGCTATGGCTTTAATCTAACCATGACAAAACAGTGGCTTGATCaggggatggagaaaataaaacgaattcaaacccaggtcagtCTTAGATTCTAGACGTGGCCCAGCGCCTGTCATAAGGCCAGCCTTCAAATACTGGTTGaaagaatgatgctggctgtgtgaccttgggcaagctaccgtacccctctgagccttggcttcctcatcttAAAAAAGGATAGAATCACTTCTGCCCCCATCTGGCTGCCATTCATGCTGAATGAGACCCCACAGAGTCAGCACTGGGCACAGCACCAAGACCGCTGTAGGTGCCCAAGGCAAAGGATCCCACTCTCCTGCCCCCGGCCCCCACCTGAAATGGGTGACACAGCTGAGTCCCACGAGGCTCCCCAGTCCAGAGGGGTCAACGCCAGTGCTGCGGAGGTCCAGGGAGAAGTCTCGGCCCGCCGCCTCCAAGGCGCTGCCCAGCACGTAGGTGTCGGGAGGTGTGAGCCGGGTGCCCAGGAACGAGAGGTGGGCCGGGAGCCCCTGCAGCACATGCTGCCAAAGCCCGGCATCCAGCGCCTCGTGGGCGCAGTGCAGCAGCTCCAGCAGCCGCCCCGCCTTCAGCGCCCCAGGCTGCAGCCGCTTCAGGTACCTGGTGAGCACCTCCTGCTTCCTGACCGCTGAGGTGGAGCCCGCCAGCCCTGCCAGGGCTCCCAGGCAGCAGGCACGAGGCTGGAAGACCAGCCCAACCAGAAAGCGCGGCACGCCCTCCAGCCAGTTGTCATAGGGCCTCTTCTTCCTCGGGGTCAATGCCAAATACTGCGGCAGCTCCTTGTCCTTGATTTCGCTGCTCAGAGCCAGCCACATGGCGCCCAGGAAGCATTGCAGGAGGAAGCTGGAGAAGGCCAGCTTGGTCTCCGGGGCCCCCGGGGTGGGCTGCACCAAGCCTTGGGCCACAGCCCAGACCCTCACCTCGGCCGATGGGAACTGGCCCTCCCGCAGGCTGCTCTGGTGACCGCGGCCCAGCTCCCAGGCCAGCCTGGCCAGTCCCACCAGGGCCCCTGGGGGGCTGTCACGGGCTCCTGGGCCTAGTAAGCCAACATAGAGTCCCGTGAGCGTGGAAGGCAGCTGGGCCTCATCACCTAGCTCCAGGAGGGCCTCCAAGAGCTGGCACACGGCCCGGCACACAGTGGGGCTATGGCTGTGACTCAGGAGAAATGGCTGGGACTGGAGGAGCGCCAGGGCTCTCTTTTGGTGCTCGGTGGTCCCCGAACACTCAAAGTAGCGCATCACATAGGTCTCGGCCTGCTGGGCGGAGAAGCCGGCCACTTCGAACAGAGCGTCGGCCTTGCTCAGGCTCTGGGCCAGGCGGCCCCGGGGCCGGGCTGTAAGCAGCAGGGTGCAGCCTCTCAGCAGCTTGCGCTGGAAGAGGCCCGCCAGCAGCCCCCGGAGGGAGCGGGCTTCTGCCGACGTGGGTCCGCCCGCACTGTGCAGGAAGCCGTCTTGGGCTTCGAGCTCCTCGAAGGCATCCAGGATGAGCAGAATGCGGTCGGGCCTCCTCAAGATGTAACTGAAGACCTCGTCGTCCACTGACAGTGGCTGTGAACCCAGGGAGAAGAGCAGATCCTGCAGGCGGTAGGTGTCCCCCGGACGGTCCAAACAGTGGCAGGGGATGCAGAAGATAAAGTCGTACTGTGGCAGCTGGCCgcaggcccaggcccagctcaCGGCCTGGACCCAGTGACTCTTCCCCTGTCCTGCTTTGCCCAGCACGGCGATCACCTGCGTCTCACGTGGCCGCCGGTGGTTGCTAGAGGCCAGCAGCACCTCGCCCAGACTTCCTCGGGCCGGCTGCCGCTCTGCCCAGTCCAGGGTGGTCAGCTCTCTGTCCTGGCTTTTGCCGCCGCTCCTCTCCAGCCTTACCCTCACCAGGTCCACCTCCACCAGGATGCCTTCTGGGCCTGCGGGCTTAGCCTGGTACTTGTTCCGTAGCGAGCAGTAGAATTGTTCCACACTCTCTGCACATGTCaaagggtgtggggtgggggagaggaggatgcTAGTGGCAGGACTGGCCACTGTGAGGGCAGCAGAGTGGCCAGCCCGGCCACCATCACTAGCTTGTTCATCCATTCGTCAAAGTCTTCCCCGACTGCCTTCTTGATTAGCTGCCTCCTTCAATTACCCagacactcattcattcattcctacacccattcattcactcatcttcTCACTTGATTATCTGTCCACTCTTTCATTTACTCACTAACCTTCTTCCTTTGTTCACTGACCATAGGGAGGTCATGGTGGGGTTGGTGGTGCTAAGAGTTAAGATAGTGGAATCCAGGTTTCTGGTTCAAGTTCCAGCTCTACCACGTGTTGCTGTTACATTGAGCATGTGATATACCCCACTagccctcagtctcctcatctgtaaaatggggatcatactGGGGTTATTTatgactttgtttgtttgttttggccgcaAACAATCCCgggaggcatgcgggatcttagttccctgaccagcgattaaacccgcgccccctgcaatggaagcgcagagtcttaaccactggaccaccagggaagtccctgtttacaACTTTAATGATTGACCACATCTCATGTGCCTGGAAGTGTACCTGGAACAGAGTCAGACTCAGTCGTCTGGCCATTCTCTCAGCTGCCCTTTCATTCCCACCTTCCATCTCTCCCACACCCATCATCCACTCCTGCCTTCACCCACTCTCCCAATCACCCTCCCTTCCCTGTTTCATTCTCTCAGCCTCACAAACAAGATGTCAACACCTAGCATGGGCTTATGAGGGGCAGGTCCTCAGTAAATGTTGCTCTAAGTGTAGGTATAACTGGCGGAATGAATGCTGAGATGGCGGAATCAAATgagcaagtgaatgaatgaatgagccaaCAAGTGAGGGATTGAATAAGTGTTGGGTGAATGAGTGACAGGAAGCCTCCAGCACCCAGGCAGAGGGACCCTGCCACCACTCACCAGGCCACTTGGGAAGCTTGCTGGATGCCTCGTGAGCTGCTGGGCATTGGGTGGGGGACATCTCATCCTCTGGAGGGGAAGAAGCCAGTGTCAGAGTTAGGGTGAGGGGTGCCCCAGggacctccctccctctgggGCATCGGTCCTCTGAGTATCGCAAGGTCAGAGCTGACGTGGGCTGAGTCTCCGCAAGATGGAGGTTACCAGGTGGTGACCTGAGGCTGTATCCTGCTCAAAGATGTCTTTTTTTGGCCagctgtacttttaaaattttcaccagtgttttaaaaatcacaatatctATGTTAAAATCAAGAtctccagggcttccttggtggtgcagtggttgagagtccgcctgccgatgcaggggacacgggttcgtgccctggtccgggaggatcccacatgcagcggagcggctgggcccgtgagccatggccgctgggcctgcgcgtccggaacttgtgctccgcaacaggagaggccatgacagtgagaggcccacgtaccgcaaaaaaaaaaaaaaaaaaaaaaaaaaaaaatcaagatctcCAGATTCTGCTGACAATTCAGAAGATCTGGCTGCATTGAGCCTGTTTTCCTGCCATGTAACAAGATGGTGAAGGCTGGTGGCCCATGGATTCTCCAATTGTTCCCCTCACCAACCCTCCCACGTATGCCCCCTCCCTGGAGACCCTCCCTGCCCTGTTTTACACAAAAACACAACTTGCCCGTGTCTGCAGGCAGCTCTGTTCGTGGACCTCATTGTCTGAGGCAATCCCTTCCCCCAGGGCCTCAGTTCTGCTTCCAGTAACTCTCACGGGTCCTGCTGATTCTTACCTGTTAGGTTTGTACGGGAGGTCAGGGCTGGTTCAGGCATGCTGGGGAGGTCAGCTGCCGATGGGGCAAAGGGGCTGGTGGAGCCGGGCCGGTCTGGGGACTTTGGGAGGCTGTGGACAGCTGTGCTGCTGGAGGCGGGTGTTTGGCTGGCCTGGGGCATCTCACCTACATGGGGAGGGCAAGGAGTACAGAAACAACAAGGAGCCCACTTGGGTGACCCCCTTCCCAAATCAGGCTGTAGGGCTGGGAGTCtggggaaaggtgaggggaaCTTCCAGAGGAAGAAATTTCAGGCCGAAGTTGAGGAAAGAGCTCTGGAGTTACAACTAGGCTCCCAGAgccttggttttcccatctgtgaaatggacacAATCAGCTCATAGGGAGCTTAGGGCAAGTGCTATACAGCACTTTTCCCACTGTGTGGTCAGTACTCATTTTCCTGGATGCCCAGAACACCCTCTTGCTCCTGGGGCACCAACGCATTATACAAAAACTGGCATGCAACCTTCAAAAGATGCTCTTGAATTGAGTGGAAGTATCCCCCTTAGCCTCATTCTCTCTCCCATCCCTTAGAGACCAACATGCCTTCCTTTGGACAATTCACAACCTTTCAATGTGGCAGGTCAGCAGGGACCATTTTACTGACCTGGAAACAAGGCAATTCAGAGAAAGCTATGCAAGGATGCATACCAAACTGTTCACAACGGTATACTAAAAGAATGAGGGAGAGACTCAGGAACTCTTGTAAGTATCTCTTATTGCTTGGTTTGTTAATGAGCATGCATTGatgttgtgcttttattttagatttttttttttttgatgtggaccatttttaaagtctttattgaatttgttacagtattgcttctgtttttgttttggttgtttggccatgaggcatgtgtgATATTAGCTCtgagaccagggattgaacacacaccccctgcactggaaggcaaagtcttaaccactggactgtcaggaaAGTCCCGAtgctgtgattttaaaatataataaagtttaatttttttttgatagaaaAGGAGAAACTAAGGCTTACTCGGGGAAAGTGACCCAAAAAATGCCACTTAGCCACTTGGTGTATCACTCACCCAGACCACGTTGGGGAGCCCTGCTCCTCCGCTTTGATTTTTGGGAAATGGGGACAGAGATGGGTGTTCTGGGGAAGGAGGACCATGAGAAGGTGCTAGGCTAAAACTGCCAAATATCTGggacaggggtggggtggaggggggatggGATCAGGGAGTAGTCAGGTCACAGGCAGAGGGGGTGGGGCGTCCGGCCTCG
This genomic stretch from Globicephala melas chromosome 15, mGloMel1.2, whole genome shotgun sequence harbors:
- the CIITA gene encoding MHC class II transactivator — protein: MELGPLEGGYLELLNSNADPLHLYHLYDRMDLAGEEELELCSEPDTDTINCEQFSRLLCDMEGDEETREAYANIAELDQYVFQDSQLEGLSKDIFIEHIGLEEMISESVEVLEEAGQKSQKRPFPEELPVDLKHRKLAEPLAMPVVTGAFLVGLVSDSSAQPCPSPPALFNKEPAPSQTRLEDTVPPSSSLLSCLSLPAGPIQIIPTLSTLPQGLWQISGAGTGVSSILIYQGEMPQASQTPASSSTAVHSLPKSPDRPGSTSPFAPSAADLPSMPEPALTSRTNLTEDEMSPTQCPAAHEASSKLPKWPESVEQFYCSLRNKYQAKPAGPEGILVEVDLVRVRLERSGGKSQDRELTTLDWAERQPARGSLGEVLLASSNHRRPRETQVIAVLGKAGQGKSHWVQAVSWAWACGQLPQYDFIFCIPCHCLDRPGDTYRLQDLLFSLGSQPLSVDDEVFSYILRRPDRILLILDAFEELEAQDGFLHSAGGPTSAEARSLRGLLAGLFQRKLLRGCTLLLTARPRGRLAQSLSKADALFEVAGFSAQQAETYVMRYFECSGTTEHQKRALALLQSQPFLLSHSHSPTVCRAVCQLLEALLELGDEAQLPSTLTGLYVGLLGPGARDSPPGALVGLARLAWELGRGHQSSLREGQFPSAEVRVWAVAQGLVQPTPGAPETKLAFSSFLLQCFLGAMWLALSSEIKDKELPQYLALTPRKKRPYDNWLEGVPRFLVGLVFQPRACCLGALAGLAGSTSAVRKQEVLTRYLKRLQPGALKAGRLLELLHCAHEALDAGLWQHVLQGLPAHLSFLGTRLTPPDTYVLGSALEAAGRDFSLDLRSTGVDPSGLGSLVGLSCVTHFRAALSDTVELWESLQQHGEAKLLRAVKEKFTIEPFKAESMKDVEDLGNLVQIQRTRSSSEDTPGELPAIRDLKKLEFALGPILGPQAFPKLVKILEAFSSLQHLDLDSLSENKIGDEGVAQLSATFPQLKALETLNLSQNNITDLGACKLAEALPLLAASLLRLSLYNNCICDVGAESLAHVLPDMVSLRVLDVQYNKFTAAGAQQLTASLRKCPHVEKLAMWTPTIPFGVQEHLQQLDSRIILR